A genome region from Sphingobium sp. WTD-1 includes the following:
- a CDS encoding cytochrome c-type biogenesis protein, producing the protein MRGVLSLLLLMLAAPVQAQTALPPAPYADRQLDDPALERKAKALMETIRCLTCQSQSIADSNASMAGDMRSEIRERIRAGEEPEHIRHWLIERYGDWVSYEPTAAPILWPLWAAPIVLLALGVLLMRGRIKRRPRA; encoded by the coding sequence ATGCGGGGGGTGCTTTCTCTTCTCCTGTTGATGCTGGCAGCGCCGGTTCAGGCGCAGACCGCCCTGCCGCCCGCGCCCTATGCCGACCGGCAGCTTGATGACCCGGCGCTGGAGCGCAAGGCGAAGGCGCTGATGGAAACCATCCGCTGCCTTACCTGCCAGAGCCAGTCGATCGCCGATTCTAACGCCAGTATGGCGGGTGATATGCGCTCCGAGATCCGTGAACGGATCAGGGCGGGGGAGGAGCCGGAGCATATCAGGCACTGGCTGATCGAGCGTTATGGCGATTGGGTCAGCTATGAGCCGACGGCCGCACCGATCCTCTGGCCGCTCTGGGCGGCGCCGATCGTGCTGCTTGCATTGGGGGTGCTGTTGATGCGCGGACGGATCAAGCGGAGGCCGCGGGCATGA
- the purF gene encoding amidophosphoribosyltransferase, which translates to MITTNPFDDDKLREECGIFGVSGAETASAMVALGLHALQHRGQEAAGITSWDGHDFHTHRAMGHVAGNFDRDEVIRGLPGDTACGHVRYSTTGETSLRNVQPLYAELNSGGFAVAHNGNISNAMKVRRELIRRGSIFQSTSDTEVIIHLVATSNYRTLLDKFIDALKQIEGAYSLIVMTPEGMIACRDPLGIRPLVMGKLGDSIIFASETVALDVVGADYVRSIDPGELVIVTKDGEMRSIRPFGEVHPRPCIFEHVYFSRPDSIIDNSSVYSVRKAIGAQLAIENPVEADYVIPVPDSGVPAAIGYAQESGIPFELGIIRSHYIGRTFIQPGDKVRHLGVKLKHNANRALIQGKRIVLIDDSIVRGTTSLKIVQMMREAGAAEVHMRIASPPTKHSCFYGVDTPERTKLLAHKLDIGGMQDFIHADSLAFISIDGLYKALGEAKRADIRPQYCDACFTGDYPTKLTDQDEAVVENQFELLAERVS; encoded by the coding sequence ATGATTACGACGAATCCTTTCGACGACGACAAGTTGCGCGAAGAATGCGGCATTTTTGGCGTATCTGGCGCAGAAACCGCGTCCGCGATGGTAGCGCTCGGCCTTCACGCCCTGCAGCATCGCGGGCAGGAAGCGGCAGGCATCACCAGCTGGGACGGGCATGATTTCCATACCCATCGTGCCATGGGCCATGTCGCCGGCAATTTCGACCGCGACGAGGTGATTCGGGGCCTGCCCGGCGACACGGCCTGCGGCCATGTCCGTTACTCGACCACCGGCGAAACCTCGCTACGCAACGTCCAGCCGCTTTATGCCGAACTCAATTCCGGCGGTTTCGCGGTTGCCCATAACGGCAACATCTCGAACGCGATGAAGGTTCGCCGCGAACTGATCCGCCGCGGCTCCATTTTCCAGTCGACCTCGGACACCGAAGTCATCATTCATCTGGTCGCGACGTCCAATTATCGTACCCTGCTCGACAAGTTCATCGACGCGCTGAAGCAGATCGAAGGCGCCTATTCGCTGATCGTTATGACGCCAGAGGGTATGATCGCCTGCCGCGATCCGCTGGGCATCCGCCCGCTGGTCATGGGCAAGCTGGGCGATTCGATCATCTTCGCTTCGGAAACCGTCGCGCTCGACGTGGTTGGCGCCGACTATGTCCGCTCGATCGATCCGGGCGAACTCGTCATCGTCACCAAGGATGGCGAAATGCGCTCGATCCGCCCGTTCGGCGAAGTGCATCCGCGCCCCTGCATCTTCGAGCATGTCTATTTCAGCCGCCCCGATTCGATCATCGACAATTCCAGCGTCTATTCGGTCCGCAAGGCGATCGGCGCGCAGCTGGCGATCGAAAATCCGGTCGAGGCCGACTATGTCATCCCGGTGCCCGACAGTGGTGTGCCGGCAGCGATCGGCTATGCGCAGGAATCGGGCATTCCGTTCGAACTGGGCATCATCCGTTCGCACTATATCGGCCGCACCTTCATCCAGCCGGGCGACAAGGTCCGCCATCTCGGCGTCAAGCTGAAGCATAATGCCAACCGCGCCCTCATCCAGGGCAAGCGCATCGTGCTGATCGACGACTCGATCGTGCGCGGCACCACCTCGCTGAAGATCGTGCAGATGATGCGCGAAGCGGGCGCGGCCGAAGTGCATATGCGCATCGCCTCGCCGCCGACCAAGCATAGCTGCTTCTATGGCGTCGATACGCCCGAGCGCACCAAGCTGCTGGCGCACAAGCTGGACATTGGCGGCATGCAGGACTTCATCCACGCCGACAGCCTGGCCTTCATCTCGATCGACGGCCTGTACAAGGCGCTGGGCGAGGCGAAGCGGGCCGACATTCGTCCGCAATATTGCGACGCCTGCTTCACCGGCGACTATCCGACCAAGCTCACCGACCAGGATGAAGCCGTGGTCGAAAACCAGTTCGAACTGCTGGCAGAACGGGTCTCCTGA
- a CDS encoding cytochrome C biosynthesis protein, protein MTGWIIAFGIAILAMVALCFIGRIPRVTREIVAAALLVGLAGYAWQGHPGLAGVPHLLAAEKEAQFDEKLAERRRSLAERYGPAGQWLIMSDSFGRRGLTKEAANILLSGLKQTPEDANLWLGMGNALVAHADGVVAPAADYAYRQALRLDPEGPAPRYFYGLALAQAGQLEAARDQWLPLAQSAPEGSKIKAELQANIARIDAMLAMDAASR, encoded by the coding sequence ATGACGGGCTGGATCATCGCTTTTGGCATCGCCATCCTCGCCATGGTGGCGCTCTGCTTCATCGGTCGCATCCCGCGGGTCACGCGGGAGATCGTCGCTGCGGCTTTGCTGGTCGGGCTCGCCGGCTATGCCTGGCAGGGGCATCCGGGCCTTGCCGGTGTGCCGCATCTGCTGGCGGCCGAGAAGGAAGCGCAATTTGACGAGAAGCTGGCGGAACGACGCCGGAGCTTGGCGGAGCGCTATGGTCCGGCCGGCCAATGGTTGATCATGTCGGATTCCTTCGGACGGCGCGGCTTGACCAAGGAGGCGGCCAATATCCTGCTCTCCGGCCTCAAGCAGACGCCGGAAGACGCCAATCTGTGGCTGGGCATGGGAAATGCACTGGTTGCGCATGCCGATGGCGTGGTCGCGCCGGCGGCAGACTATGCCTATCGCCAGGCGCTGCGGCTTGACCCGGAGGGACCGGCGCCGCGCTATTTCTACGGCCTCGCGCTGGCCCAGGCTGGTCAGCTGGAAGCGGCGCGTGATCAATGGTTGCCGCTGGCACAAAGTGCGCCAGAGGGTAGCAAGATCAAGGCGGAACTGCAGGCCAATATCGCGCGTATCGATGCCATGCTGGCGATGGATGCGGCTTCGCGATGA
- the ccmC gene encoding heme ABC transporter permease CcmC encodes MHRFANPARFLKIARPMTSWLFWPGLVLLLAGCASGLFLTPADYLQGDTVRILYIHVPAAWLGMAGWTGIAVSGLMQLVWRHPLASVAGRAIAAPGALFTAICLMTGSIWGRPTWGTWWEWDGRMTSMLVLLFLYLGYIALASASARQGQGGVSPVTAIFGLVGAINIPIINRSVVWWNSLHQGPSITMRGSSIDGSMLWPLGLTLLGFTLLFAAIVLMRMRAILAQNKVEARMQRLTRG; translated from the coding sequence ATGCACCGTTTTGCCAATCCCGCCCGCTTCCTGAAGATCGCTCGTCCGATGACGAGCTGGCTGTTCTGGCCCGGCCTTGTGCTGCTGCTGGCCGGCTGCGCTTCGGGCCTGTTCCTGACGCCAGCAGATTATCTGCAGGGCGATACGGTGCGCATACTCTATATACATGTGCCGGCCGCGTGGCTGGGCATGGCGGGCTGGACCGGCATTGCCGTGTCCGGGCTGATGCAACTGGTGTGGCGCCATCCACTGGCTTCCGTGGCCGGACGCGCGATCGCGGCGCCGGGCGCGCTGTTCACCGCCATCTGCCTGATGACCGGTTCGATCTGGGGGCGACCGACCTGGGGCACCTGGTGGGAATGGGACGGGCGCATGACATCCATGCTGGTCCTGCTCTTTCTCTATCTGGGCTATATTGCCCTGGCCAGCGCCTCGGCGCGGCAGGGGCAGGGCGGGGTTAGCCCGGTGACCGCGATCTTCGGCCTAGTCGGCGCGATCAACATCCCGATCATCAATCGGTCGGTGGTCTGGTGGAACAGCCTGCACCAGGGGCCGAGCATCACGATGCGCGGATCGAGCATCGACGGATCTATGCTCTGGCCGCTGGGCCTGACATTATTGGGTTTCACCTTGTTGTTCGCCGCGATCGTACTGATGCGGATGCGGGCAATATTGGCACAAAATAAGGTCGAGGCGCGGATGCAGCGCCTGACGAGAGGGTAG
- a CDS encoding redoxin family protein, whose translation MRKLLIWLPLGLFLGFFALFASGLFKPDDRVITSKLIGQALPVFTLPAAASDRPALASTQLADGKPRLLNIFASWCIPCAAEAPQLMALKQAGVAIDAIAIRDARPDVDAFLARNGNPYSRIGLDARSGVQIALGSSGVPETFVIDGRGRIAYQHIGDIRADDVPMLLQRLKDAQ comes from the coding sequence ATGAGGAAGTTGCTGATCTGGCTGCCGCTCGGCCTGTTCCTCGGCTTTTTCGCGCTGTTCGCAAGCGGCCTTTTCAAGCCGGATGACCGTGTCATCACCTCCAAGCTGATCGGCCAGGCTTTGCCGGTCTTCACCCTGCCGGCTGCCGCCAGCGATCGGCCCGCGCTCGCCAGCACGCAATTGGCGGATGGCAAGCCGCGCCTGCTCAATATCTTTGCCAGCTGGTGCATTCCCTGCGCGGCGGAGGCGCCGCAACTGATGGCGCTCAAGCAGGCTGGGGTAGCGATAGACGCGATCGCGATCCGCGATGCCCGGCCCGATGTCGACGCCTTCCTGGCGCGTAACGGCAATCCCTATAGCCGGATAGGCCTGGATGCGCGCAGTGGCGTGCAGATCGCACTGGGCTCGTCGGGCGTACCGGAAACCTTCGTGATCGATGGCAGGGGCAGGATTGCCTATCAGCATATTGGCGACATCCGCGCCGATGATGTGCCGATGCTGCTGCAACGGCTGAAGGACGCGCAATGA
- the ccmE gene encoding cytochrome c maturation protein CcmE yields the protein MKAKHQRLILALAALVAIIGAGLLAVSALKDEAAYFYAPNDVKTKGVEPGKAIRLGGMVVKGSLKRAADGVTINFDVTDGKATVPATFSGIAPDLFKEGSGVVAEGAFDRQGRFVATNLLAKHDERYMPRELDGMTYNETTHEMKAAP from the coding sequence ATGAAGGCCAAGCATCAACGGCTGATCCTGGCGCTCGCGGCGCTGGTGGCGATCATCGGTGCCGGGTTGCTTGCCGTCTCGGCGCTGAAGGACGAGGCGGCCTATTTCTACGCGCCCAACGACGTGAAGACCAAGGGTGTGGAGCCCGGCAAGGCGATCCGTCTGGGCGGCATGGTGGTGAAGGGCAGCCTCAAGCGTGCGGCCGATGGGGTGACGATCAATTTCGACGTGACCGATGGCAAGGCGACCGTGCCGGCGACGTTCAGCGGGATCGCGCCCGACCTGTTCAAGGAAGGCAGCGGCGTCGTTGCGGAAGGGGCTTTCGACCGGCAGGGGCGGTTCGTCGCCACCAATTTGCTGGCCAAGCATGACGAGCGCTACATGCCGCGCGAACTGGACGGCATGACCTATAATGAAACCACGCATGAGATGAAGGCCGCGCCATGA
- a CDS encoding heme lyase CcmF/NrfE family subunit → MIAEAGLAALWFAAVLALLQLFLVGMGLAGGKSEVLGAVRPVAVLQGVLTAVAFVALISLFLRSDMSVLLVATNSHSAKPWLYKFAGTWGNHEGSMLLWVTVMGVAGAAVALFERALKRDAHMATLGAQAAISLGFYAFLLFSSNPFARIAPAPADGQGLNPLLQDPGLAFHPPTLYLGYVGLSVAFSFAVGALLTRQVDAAFARAMRPWVLAAWIMLTLGITAGSYWAYYELGWGGWWFWDPVENASLMPWLAATALLHSVTVLATRDALRAWTVMLAVVAFSMSMVGTFLVRSGILTSVHAFAVDPERGSFILALLALYIGGALALFGWRIGSVREGAPFELVSRETFLVVNNLLLSVILGLVLIGTLYPLMTEAFGHKVSVGAPYFDRIAGPIALILLIVMAAGPLTRWRRDQARAVAGRMLVPAAAALAAVVLVGALAWGRIALLPYCGLVVALAVGVGSLAPLWKRNLRRTPLFTYGMVIAHLGCAVSLAGMACDSAFTVEKLVAVRPGDSIETAGWTLRFQRILPLAGDNWTALQADVIAERSGRAVVIHPQSRFFASPPTTTTEAALLTRWNGQLYVVLGQEADAGRWQMRIWWKPFVTLIWLGGIMIALGGLLALIGRERRGWLMKWRARRAMA, encoded by the coding sequence ATGATCGCCGAAGCGGGTCTCGCCGCCCTGTGGTTTGCCGCCGTCCTCGCGCTGCTCCAGCTGTTTCTGGTCGGCATGGGGCTGGCGGGCGGCAAAAGCGAGGTGCTGGGCGCTGTGCGCCCGGTCGCTGTTTTGCAGGGCGTGCTGACGGCCGTCGCCTTTGTCGCGCTGATCAGCCTGTTCCTGCGATCCGACATGTCGGTGCTGCTGGTGGCGACCAACAGCCATTCGGCCAAGCCCTGGCTGTACAAATTCGCCGGAACCTGGGGCAATCATGAGGGGTCGATGCTGCTGTGGGTCACGGTGATGGGCGTTGCCGGCGCGGCCGTGGCGTTGTTCGAGCGGGCGTTGAAGCGCGACGCGCATATGGCGACGCTGGGCGCGCAGGCGGCAATCAGCCTGGGCTTCTATGCCTTCCTGCTCTTCTCCTCCAATCCCTTCGCCCGCATTGCCCCGGCACCGGCGGACGGACAGGGGCTCAACCCGCTGCTGCAGGATCCTGGCCTCGCCTTCCATCCGCCGACGCTCTATCTCGGCTATGTGGGTCTGTCGGTCGCCTTCTCCTTCGCGGTCGGGGCCTTGCTGACGCGGCAGGTGGATGCGGCGTTCGCCCGCGCCATGCGCCCCTGGGTGCTGGCCGCCTGGATCATGCTGACGCTTGGCATCACCGCGGGCAGCTATTGGGCCTATTATGAGCTGGGCTGGGGCGGCTGGTGGTTCTGGGATCCTGTCGAAAATGCGTCGCTGATGCCCTGGCTGGCGGCGACCGCGCTGCTGCACAGCGTGACCGTGCTGGCGACCCGCGACGCGCTGCGCGCCTGGACGGTGATGCTGGCCGTCGTCGCCTTCTCCATGTCGATGGTCGGCACTTTCCTAGTCCGGTCGGGCATATTGACCAGCGTCCATGCCTTCGCCGTCGATCCCGAGCGGGGCAGCTTCATCCTGGCCTTGCTGGCGCTCTATATTGGCGGCGCCCTGGCCCTGTTCGGCTGGCGGATCGGCTCGGTGCGCGAGGGCGCGCCGTTCGAACTGGTCAGCCGCGAAACCTTCCTGGTGGTCAACAACCTGTTGCTTTCGGTGATCCTCGGGCTGGTGCTGATCGGCACGCTTTACCCGCTGATGACCGAAGCGTTCGGGCACAAGGTATCGGTCGGCGCGCCCTATTTCGATCGCATTGCCGGGCCGATAGCGCTCATCCTGCTGATCGTGATGGCGGCGGGGCCTCTCACCCGCTGGCGCCGGGATCAGGCGCGCGCCGTGGCCGGGCGCATGCTTGTTCCGGCGGCGGCCGCACTGGCGGCTGTGGTGCTGGTCGGTGCGCTGGCCTGGGGCCGGATCGCGCTGTTGCCCTATTGCGGGCTGGTGGTGGCGCTGGCCGTCGGCGTGGGATCGCTGGCACCGCTGTGGAAGCGTAACCTGCGCCGCACGCCGCTCTTCACCTATGGCATGGTGATTGCCCATCTGGGCTGCGCCGTCAGCCTGGCGGGCATGGCCTGCGATTCGGCGTTCACGGTCGAGAAGCTGGTCGCGGTCCGGCCGGGCGATAGCATCGAGACGGCCGGCTGGACGCTGCGCTTCCAGCGCATCCTGCCGCTTGCCGGCGATAATTGGACGGCGCTGCAGGCGGACGTCATTGCGGAGCGCAGCGGTCGGGCGGTGGTGATCCATCCGCAATCGCGCTTTTTCGCTTCGCCGCCGACGACCACGACCGAGGCGGCGCTGCTGACCCGGTGGAATGGCCAGCTCTATGTCGTGCTGGGTCAGGAAGCCGATGCCGGCCGCTGGCAGATGCGGATCTGGTGGAAGCCGTTCGTGACGCTGATCTGGCTGGGGGGCATCATGATCGCGCTGGGTGGCCTGCTGGCGCTGATCGGGCGGGAGCGGCGCGGCTGGCTGATGAAATGGCGAGCGCGGAGGGCAATGGCATGA
- a CDS encoding potassium transporter Kup, translating into MADESAVAVPEDGEQEGHGHARQKATAKLVVGAIGIVFGDIGTSPLYAFRETFAGHHHLDLDPDHILGVISLMFWSMMLVVTLKYVSIIMRADNKGEGGSLALLALINGQTKTQRWSRGIVLLGVFATSLFYGDSMITPAVSVLSAVEGLAVYNANLAPAILPVAVLILLGLFWIQGLGTNKVATLFGPIMLIYFVTIASLGVLSIVKTPGILYAFNPYWAVMFFATDPLPAFLALGSVVLAVTGAEALYADMGHFGRSPIRVSWLIFVLPALMLNYMGQGALLFREGAAALHSPFYNLAPQWMQLPLIGLATLAAIIASQAVISGAFSVTQQAIQLGFMPRLRIEHTSASTAGQIYIPLINWGLMVMVILLVLVFKTSSNLTAAYGIAVTGAMFIDNVLLTVVLYRLWHWKWYYAAPLLTVFYLVDGAYLAANLTKVPDGGWFPLLIGFVVFTLLTTWSRGRRLVQERLREAAMPIPVFVASAANSAVRVPGTAVFMTSTPDGVPHALLHNLKHNKVLHERVILLTVKIKDVPVVEDDGRCKLEDLGRGFFRLVLQYGFMQEPDVPAALKNVTGCGQAFKMMDTSFFLARQTLLPSANPGMPLWREKIFAWMLRNAESAMEFFRLPTNRVVELGSQVEI; encoded by the coding sequence ATGGCTGATGAGAGCGCGGTCGCCGTCCCCGAAGACGGCGAGCAGGAAGGGCATGGTCATGCCCGCCAGAAAGCCACGGCCAAGCTGGTCGTCGGCGCAATCGGCATCGTTTTCGGCGATATCGGTACCAGCCCCCTCTACGCCTTCCGCGAAACCTTCGCCGGCCATCATCATCTCGACCTCGATCCCGACCATATATTGGGCGTCATCAGCCTGATGTTCTGGTCGATGATGCTGGTTGTGACGCTCAAATATGTCAGCATCATCATGCGCGCCGACAATAAGGGCGAAGGCGGCAGCCTGGCGCTGCTGGCGCTGATCAACGGGCAGACCAAGACGCAGCGCTGGTCGCGCGGCATCGTGCTGCTGGGCGTGTTTGCGACGTCGCTCTTCTACGGTGATTCGATGATCACACCGGCGGTTTCCGTGCTGTCGGCGGTGGAAGGTCTGGCGGTCTACAACGCCAACCTGGCGCCGGCGATCCTGCCGGTCGCGGTGCTGATCCTGCTTGGCCTGTTCTGGATCCAGGGGCTGGGGACCAACAAGGTCGCGACGCTGTTCGGGCCGATCATGCTGATCTATTTCGTGACGATCGCATCGCTCGGCGTGCTCAGCATCGTCAAGACACCGGGCATTCTCTACGCCTTCAATCCTTATTGGGCGGTGATGTTCTTTGCCACCGATCCGCTGCCCGCCTTCCTGGCGCTGGGGTCGGTCGTGCTGGCCGTGACCGGCGCCGAGGCGCTCTATGCCGATATGGGTCATTTCGGCCGCAGCCCGATCCGCGTGTCCTGGCTGATCTTCGTGCTGCCGGCGCTGATGCTCAACTATATGGGGCAGGGCGCGCTTCTGTTCCGTGAAGGTGCCGCGGCGCTGCACAGCCCCTTCTACAATCTCGCGCCGCAATGGATGCAATTGCCGCTGATCGGCCTCGCCACGCTGGCGGCGATCATCGCGTCGCAGGCGGTGATATCCGGCGCTTTTTCGGTCACGCAGCAGGCGATCCAGCTCGGCTTCATGCCGCGACTGCGGATCGAGCATACCAGCGCCTCGACGGCCGGCCAGATCTACATTCCCCTGATCAACTGGGGGCTGATGGTGATGGTCATCCTGCTGGTGCTGGTGTTCAAGACCTCGTCCAACCTGACCGCGGCCTATGGCATTGCCGTCACCGGCGCGATGTTCATCGACAATGTGCTGCTGACCGTGGTGCTGTACCGCCTGTGGCACTGGAAATGGTATTATGCCGCGCCGCTGCTCACCGTCTTCTATCTGGTCGATGGCGCCTATCTGGCGGCCAATCTGACCAAGGTGCCCGACGGTGGCTGGTTCCCGCTGCTGATCGGATTCGTGGTCTTCACCCTGCTGACGACCTGGTCGCGTGGTCGCCGGCTGGTGCAGGAACGGCTGCGTGAGGCGGCGATGCCGATCCCGGTATTCGTGGCTTCGGCCGCCAACAGTGCGGTGCGCGTGCCGGGCACCGCTGTCTTCATGACCTCGACGCCCGACGGCGTGCCGCATGCGCTGCTGCATAATCTCAAGCACAACAAGGTGCTGCATGAGCGGGTGATCCTGCTGACCGTCAAGATCAAGGATGTGCCGGTGGTCGAGGATGATGGCCGCTGCAAGCTGGAGGATCTGGGCCGCGGCTTCTTCCGTCTGGTGCTGCAATATGGCTTCATGCAGGAACCGGATGTTCCGGCCGCACTCAAGAATGTCACCGGCTGCGGCCAGGCGTTCAAGATGATGGACACCAGCTTCTTCCTGGCGCGCCAGACGCTGCTGCCTTCGGCCAATCCCGGCATGCCTTTGTGGCGCGAGAAGATCTTCGCCTGGATGCTCCGCAACGCGGAAAGTGCGATGGAATTTTTCC
- a CDS encoding heme exporter protein CcmD: protein MNQWAFVIAAYAVTAVGTAIVTIASWRAMRSAERQAERLSDRT from the coding sequence ATGAACCAATGGGCTTTCGTGATCGCCGCCTATGCCGTGACGGCGGTGGGTACGGCGATCGTCACCATCGCCAGCTGGCGCGCGATGCGATCGGCGGAACGTCAGGCCGAACGACTGTCTGACCGGACATGA